In one Sandaracinaceae bacterium genomic region, the following are encoded:
- a CDS encoding SMI1/KNR4 family protein, translated as MLGRSSIVPQLTQRELKAALQRLDIDPRGMRDRAALVDALLTLAPSTDVLLQPLSTARLTRIADQFRLGHRRSRRARIAQLAGHEADRFAEPYATWVRRLERFGRDLDRLDANTVLHIGPPAREGEIRAIEGELGVELPPDFRRALLDFSGDFRFSWYLDDDGERPEGLEDIFAGECVFGLQTLRYLNPPKLYLPVNPAAFPRSVWDGKLGMFHLMGGDHVSADLRQRGGLVYVDHEDGGFSPRPLARSFEDLMNRWTRLACVIPRHPGSVVDATGRLSARAPNAKRLIAWLRGEPVSPSAPQRTRRPAKRIAEDTWARRVTRQAPETLARWEKAPLFERVGRPVPRSAPYVRYRGPDSLEGGAWSLTHDWVSCFLAPRPLFLERVRAVPSPGVPSAPPLDDTLRRPLKRLARARAKALQLSDPLRERVCAVLAHCVTADLLIRNTPGGSPPPWAAVLKALEDGHLVVSWRGHYPQGKPVVF; from the coding sequence TGCGCTCCAGCGGCTCGACATCGACCCGCGCGGCATGAGAGACCGCGCGGCGCTCGTAGACGCGCTGCTCACCCTGGCGCCCTCGACCGACGTGCTCCTGCAGCCCCTCTCGACCGCGAGGCTCACCCGGATCGCCGACCAGTTCCGGCTCGGCCATCGGCGCTCGCGAAGGGCGCGGATCGCCCAGCTCGCCGGCCACGAGGCCGACCGCTTCGCCGAGCCGTACGCGACGTGGGTCCGTCGGCTGGAGCGCTTCGGCCGGGACCTCGACCGCCTGGACGCCAACACGGTCCTTCACATCGGGCCGCCCGCGCGAGAGGGGGAGATCCGCGCGATCGAGGGCGAGCTCGGCGTGGAGCTACCGCCCGACTTCCGTCGCGCCTTGCTCGATTTCTCGGGCGACTTCCGCTTCTCCTGGTACCTGGACGATGACGGCGAGAGGCCCGAAGGCCTCGAGGACATCTTCGCCGGCGAGTGTGTGTTCGGTCTCCAGACGCTCCGATATCTCAACCCACCGAAGCTGTACCTGCCCGTGAACCCGGCCGCGTTCCCCCGCTCCGTCTGGGACGGGAAGCTCGGCATGTTCCACCTGATGGGCGGTGACCACGTCTCCGCCGACCTGCGGCAGCGCGGCGGGCTCGTGTACGTCGACCACGAAGATGGCGGGTTCTCCCCTCGGCCCCTCGCCAGGAGCTTCGAGGACCTGATGAATCGCTGGACGCGACTCGCGTGCGTCATCCCCCGGCATCCAGGATCGGTGGTGGACGCGACGGGCCGCCTCTCCGCGCGAGCGCCGAACGCGAAGCGTCTCATCGCGTGGTTGCGGGGCGAGCCCGTCTCGCCGAGCGCGCCGCAGCGCACCAGGCGACCCGCAAAACGAATCGCCGAGGACACGTGGGCACGTCGCGTGACGCGTCAGGCGCCCGAGACGCTGGCTCGGTGGGAGAAGGCGCCGCTGTTCGAGCGCGTTGGACGCCCCGTCCCGCGCTCCGCCCCCTACGTCCGCTACCGCGGCCCGGACTCCCTCGAAGGCGGCGCCTGGTCGCTCACGCACGACTGGGTATCGTGCTTCCTCGCGCCACGACCCCTGTTCCTCGAGCGCGTCCGAGCCGTGCCCTCCCCGGGAGTCCCGAGCGCGCCTCCCCTCGACGACACGCTCAGGCGGCCGCTGAAGCGCCTGGCGCGAGCGCGCGCGAAGGCGCTCCAGCTGTCGGATCCCCTACGCGAACGGGTCTGCGCCGTGCTGGCCCACTGCGTCACGGCCGACCTGCTCATCCGCAATACGCCAGGCGGATCGCCCCCTCCCTGGGCCGCCGTGCTGAAGGCTCTCGAAGACGGGCACCTTGTCGTCAGCTGGAGAGGCCACTACCCGCAGGGGAAGCCAGTGGTGTTCTGA
- a CDS encoding DUF2625 family protein codes for MRSLDALVDTDDPGISRLAAFAEESPHRVDVLPPGEGAADCLLALQVTTRSMLGTVAYRTGGLLVADGWLRVLGAGSPALPRRLDAWNGLGAERRHAGGLLVADDAGGGFFSWQADTRTVAYFAPDTLEWEDTRLGYEDWLREMLGPPLLAFYDGLRWDGWRFLASELTSSQAMFFYPPRFTEEGRDPIESYRGLVPVEESWEVQQDLARQLAEGRAARSG; via the coding sequence ATGCGCTCGCTCGACGCGCTCGTCGACACCGACGATCCGGGGATCTCGCGGCTCGCGGCCTTCGCGGAGGAGTCACCGCATCGGGTCGACGTGCTGCCGCCGGGGGAGGGCGCGGCGGACTGTCTGCTCGCCTTGCAGGTCACCACGCGCTCGATGCTGGGCACCGTCGCGTACCGGACGGGCGGCTTGCTCGTGGCCGACGGATGGCTGCGCGTGCTCGGGGCCGGATCGCCGGCGCTGCCTCGGCGGCTCGACGCGTGGAACGGGCTCGGCGCGGAGCGGCGCCACGCGGGCGGCCTGCTCGTCGCCGACGACGCGGGCGGCGGCTTCTTCAGCTGGCAGGCCGACACGCGGACCGTCGCGTACTTCGCGCCCGACACGCTCGAGTGGGAGGACACCCGGCTCGGCTACGAGGACTGGCTGCGCGAGATGCTCGGCCCGCCGCTGCTCGCGTTCTACGACGGCCTGCGCTGGGACGGCTGGCGCTTCCTCGCGAGCGAGCTGACCAGCTCCCAGGCGATGTTCTTCTACCCGCCGCGCTTCACCGAGGAGGGCCGGGACCCCATCGAGTCCTACCGCGGCCTGGTCCCGGTCGAGGAGTCCTGGGAGGTCCAGCAAGATCTCGCGCGTCAGCTCGCCGAAGGCCGGGCCGCGCGCTCGGGCTGA